Proteins from one Bartonella sp. HY328 genomic window:
- a CDS encoding AbrB family transcriptional regulator: protein MSWNKLKWPDLVNLPKPLKWLCLFAFTAIAIIGLELAHIPAALLLGPMISAIILAVSNVETKIPKLFFTLAQGIVGCMIARAIKPEIVLEVWHDLPLFLSGVFAVIFASTLIGLFLTKRQILPGTTAIWGSAPGGSSTMVIMAEAYGADERLVAVMQYMRVVIVAALGSILARFVSPSGNTAFEIDFFPTVSWEAFAITLLIAFGGSLGAKYSRIPAGGMLVPFLIAVFLQDFGFITLELPPWILATSYIIIGWTVGLRFTRTILMHALHAIPVLFISIVALIVLCGGFALALSYFANVDLLTSYLATSPGGADSISIIAASTNVNLPFVMAYQSVRFIIVTITGPIIARFSAKYILGKITN, encoded by the coding sequence ATGTCATGGAATAAATTGAAATGGCCTGATCTAGTCAATCTTCCAAAGCCATTAAAATGGCTATGCTTGTTTGCTTTCACAGCAATTGCCATTATTGGCCTAGAGCTTGCTCACATACCAGCAGCGCTTTTGTTAGGGCCAATGATTTCTGCTATTATCCTTGCCGTTAGTAATGTAGAAACCAAAATACCCAAACTGTTTTTTACCTTGGCACAAGGTATAGTGGGTTGTATGATTGCGCGAGCAATAAAACCAGAAATAGTTTTAGAAGTCTGGCACGACCTACCTTTATTTTTAAGTGGTGTTTTTGCGGTAATTTTCGCATCCACCCTTATCGGTTTATTTTTGACAAAAAGACAAATATTACCCGGCACTACTGCAATTTGGGGCTCTGCACCTGGAGGATCATCAACCATGGTCATCATGGCTGAAGCCTATGGAGCAGATGAGCGTCTTGTTGCAGTTATGCAATATATGCGTGTTGTCATAGTTGCCGCCCTTGGTTCTATCCTAGCTCGATTTGTTTCCCCAAGTGGCAATACAGCCTTTGAAATTGATTTTTTTCCCACCGTGTCATGGGAAGCATTTGCCATTACTTTGCTAATCGCTTTTGGCGGTTCGCTTGGTGCAAAATATTCACGCATTCCAGCAGGTGGAATGCTCGTTCCTTTTCTTATCGCTGTTTTTCTGCAAGATTTTGGTTTTATAACGCTTGAGCTGCCACCATGGATTTTGGCAACAAGTTATATAATCATTGGATGGACGGTAGGATTAAGATTTACTCGAACAATTTTGATGCATGCTTTGCATGCAATCCCAGTTTTATTCATTTCTATCGTCGCATTAATAGTTTTATGCGGAGGTTTTGCTCTTGCTTTGAGTTATTTCGCTAATGTTGACTTGTTAACTAGCTATTTGGCGACTAGTCCTGGTGGAGCCGATTCCATATCGATCATTGCAGCAAGTACAAATGTTAATTTACCTTTTGTCATGGCTTATCAATCTGTGCGTTTTATTATTGTTACCATAACTGGCCCAATCATTGCTCGTTTTAGTGCCAAATATATTTTAGGTAAAATTACCAATTAA
- the thrS gene encoding threonine--tRNA ligase: MSQTISLKFPDGSVREYDCAITGLELAQSISKSLAKKAVAFAIDGELRDLADPIQKSGDIELITREDPKALELIRHDCAHVLAEAVQELFPGTQVTIGPVIENGFYYDFARNQPFTSEDLPVIEKKMREIIARNKPFTKEIWARNKAKQVFADKGELYKVELVDAIPEDQDLKIYYQGDWFDLCRGPHMTSTGHIGNAFKLMKVAGAYWRGDSNNPMLTRIYGTAFASDNDLKEYLTMLEEAEKRDHRRLGREMDLFHFQEEGPGVVFWHAKGWKMFQNLVSYMRRRLDDDNYMEVNAPQVLDKSLWEISGHWGWYRDNMFKVTPAGDEADDNRVYALKPMNCPGHVQIFKHGLKSYRDLPIKMAEFGAVHRYEPSGSLHGLMRVRGFTQDDAHIFCTDEQLAEECLSINDLILSTYADFGFNEIMVKLSTRPEKRVGSDELWDRAEQVMGDVLKTIEKKSNGRIKTGILPGEGAFYGPKFEYTLKDAIGREWQCGTTQVDFNLPERFGAFYIDNESEKREPVMIHRAICGSMERFLGILIENYAGHMPLWFAPQQVVVAAITSEANEYAQSVTAKLKAAGLLATADLRNEKINYKVREHSLQKVPVILVCGKKEAEENTVNMRRLGSRDQEELSLVDAIARLKQEATPPDLLRKQQALA; encoded by the coding sequence ATGTCACAAACAATTTCCCTTAAATTTCCCGATGGTTCAGTGCGCGAATATGATTGCGCGATTACAGGACTTGAGCTTGCTCAATCTATTTCCAAATCTCTAGCTAAAAAAGCCGTTGCTTTTGCTATTGATGGTGAATTACGAGACCTTGCCGATCCGATTCAAAAATCTGGCGATATTGAACTCATTACGCGTGAAGACCCTAAGGCTTTAGAACTCATACGTCATGATTGTGCGCACGTCCTTGCTGAAGCCGTGCAAGAGCTTTTTCCGGGTACTCAAGTTACTATTGGTCCTGTTATTGAAAATGGCTTTTATTACGATTTTGCTCGTAATCAACCATTTACCAGTGAAGATCTTCCTGTCATTGAAAAAAAGATGCGCGAGATTATTGCACGCAATAAGCCATTCACCAAAGAGATTTGGGCGCGCAATAAAGCAAAGCAGGTATTTGCTGATAAGGGCGAGCTTTATAAGGTTGAATTAGTTGATGCCATCCCTGAAGATCAAGATCTAAAAATCTATTATCAAGGCGATTGGTTTGACCTTTGCCGTGGGCCGCATATGACATCAACCGGCCATATTGGCAATGCTTTCAAATTAATGAAAGTTGCAGGAGCATACTGGCGCGGCGATTCTAATAATCCAATGCTAACCCGCATTTATGGTACAGCCTTTGCCAGCGACAATGATCTTAAAGAATACCTCACCATGCTTGAAGAGGCTGAAAAGCGTGACCATCGCCGCTTGGGGCGTGAGATGGACCTCTTCCATTTTCAAGAAGAAGGGCCAGGCGTTGTATTCTGGCATGCTAAGGGTTGGAAAATGTTCCAAAACTTAGTAAGTTATATGCGTCGCCGACTTGATGATGATAATTATATGGAAGTAAACGCTCCGCAGGTGCTTGATAAGTCCCTTTGGGAAATTTCAGGTCACTGGGGTTGGTATCGCGATAATATGTTCAAGGTAACTCCGGCCGGTGATGAAGCTGATGATAATCGTGTTTATGCATTAAAACCGATGAATTGCCCTGGCCACGTACAGATTTTTAAACATGGTTTAAAGTCTTATCGTGATTTACCGATTAAAATGGCGGAATTTGGTGCAGTGCACCGCTATGAGCCATCTGGCTCACTCCATGGCTTAATGCGGGTTCGCGGCTTCACCCAAGATGATGCACATATTTTCTGTACAGATGAGCAGTTAGCCGAAGAATGCTTAAGCATCAACGACCTTATCCTTTCAACTTATGCCGATTTTGGTTTCAATGAAATTATGGTCAAGCTTTCAACCCGTCCGGAAAAGCGTGTTGGTTCCGATGAATTATGGGACCGCGCCGAGCAAGTTATGGGCGATGTGTTAAAAACCATTGAAAAAAAATCAAACGGCCGTATCAAAACAGGTATCTTGCCGGGTGAAGGCGCATTTTATGGCCCTAAATTTGAATATACGCTAAAAGACGCTATTGGACGTGAATGGCAATGTGGTACTACCCAAGTTGACTTTAACTTGCCGGAACGCTTTGGCGCATTTTATATCGATAATGAATCAGAAAAACGTGAACCAGTCATGATCCATCGCGCAATTTGCGGCTCAATGGAACGTTTCTTAGGTATCTTAATTGAAAACTATGCAGGTCATATGCCGCTTTGGTTTGCGCCACAGCAAGTTGTCGTTGCAGCAATTACATCTGAAGCAAATGAATATGCCCAAAGTGTTACTGCAAAACTTAAAGCTGCGGGCCTATTAGCAACAGCCGATTTACGTAATGAAAAGATCAATTATAAGGTACGTGAACACTCATTACAAAAAGTGCCAGTTATTTTGGTTTGCGGCAAAAAGGAAGCGGAAGAAAACACTGTTAATATGCGCCGACTTGGTTCACGCGACCAAGAAGAACTAAGCTTGGTGGATGCAATTGCTAGACTCAAGCAAGAAGCAACACCACCAGATTTATTGCGTAAACAACAAGCACTTGCTTGA
- the argS gene encoding arginine--tRNA ligase has translation MNIFTVFEKRVKEILEKSDIKSPDGEVLDFGRVAVEAPRDPSHGDLSTNAAMVLAKAVGINPRELAARLVPLIEQSDDVASVNVAGPGFINIHLTDNFWRSLLAQINVEGKLFGRSTMGLGKKVNIEYVSANPTGPLHVGHCRGAVVGDALANLLSFASFDVVKEYYINDAGGQINVLADSVIWRYKEALGLVSLPVADGLYPGNYLVPVAKELVAEFGDSLLKQDEDQRLALVKERVINAMMQLIRDDLAAINIHHDVFFSERTLHADDEKAIRSTINDLTMRGFVYKGKLPPPKGMPSEDWEDREQILLRSTDVGDDIDRPLMKSDGSYTYFAADVAYFKDKFERGFNEMVYVLGADHGGYIKRLEAVAKAVAGDKAHLTVLICQLVKLYRNGVPFTMGKRTGNFVTLRDLIDEVGPDPVRFMMLYRKPDAPLDFDFDKVTEQSKDNPVFYVQYASARCHSILRQAFDVHGFDKVDDSVTSPYLHHLVDESELTLIRKLAEYPRVVEQGALHQEPHRIAFYLYDLASAFHAHWNKGNDAHNLRFVQDDKEITLARLGLVCAVRDIIASGLNIIGSEALTQLR, from the coding sequence ATGAATATTTTTACCGTATTTGAGAAGCGCGTTAAAGAAATATTGGAAAAATCCGATATTAAATCGCCAGATGGTGAGGTTCTAGACTTTGGGCGCGTAGCTGTGGAGGCTCCACGCGATCCATCCCATGGTGATCTTTCTACGAATGCGGCTATGGTTCTTGCTAAGGCTGTTGGCATTAATCCACGTGAATTAGCTGCACGCTTGGTACCACTTATCGAGCAAAGCGATGATGTTGCAAGTGTGAATGTTGCAGGGCCTGGTTTTATTAATATTCACTTGACGGATAATTTTTGGCGCAGCCTATTGGCGCAAATCAATGTTGAAGGCAAATTATTTGGTCGTTCGACCATGGGGCTTGGCAAAAAGGTCAATATTGAATATGTGTCAGCTAATCCAACTGGTCCGTTACATGTCGGTCATTGTCGGGGCGCAGTTGTTGGTGATGCGCTTGCCAATTTGTTAAGTTTTGCAAGTTTTGATGTTGTCAAAGAATATTACATTAATGATGCGGGCGGGCAGATTAATGTTTTGGCTGATTCTGTTATTTGGCGTTACAAAGAAGCCTTGGGTCTTGTATCATTGCCCGTTGCCGATGGTCTTTATCCAGGTAATTATCTTGTGCCTGTTGCTAAAGAGCTTGTTGCAGAGTTTGGCGATAGTTTACTTAAACAGGATGAAGATCAGCGTTTGGCTTTAGTCAAAGAACGTGTCATTAATGCAATGATGCAGCTTATTCGTGATGATCTTGCTGCAATTAATATCCACCATGATGTATTTTTCTCGGAGCGTACTTTGCATGCCGATGATGAAAAAGCTATTAGATCAACCATTAATGATCTAACAATGCGTGGATTTGTTTATAAAGGTAAATTACCGCCCCCAAAAGGTATGCCTAGCGAAGATTGGGAAGATCGCGAACAGATTTTGTTGCGTTCCACCGATGTTGGTGATGATATTGATCGTCCCTTAATGAAGTCCGATGGTAGTTACACCTATTTTGCCGCCGATGTTGCTTACTTTAAAGATAAGTTCGAGCGCGGATTTAATGAAATGGTTTATGTGCTTGGTGCCGATCATGGTGGTTATATAAAGCGTTTGGAAGCTGTGGCAAAAGCTGTCGCAGGTGATAAAGCTCACTTAACTGTACTTATTTGCCAATTGGTAAAGCTTTATCGAAATGGTGTTCCATTTACCATGGGTAAAAGGACTGGCAACTTCGTAACACTTCGTGATTTAATTGATGAAGTCGGCCCCGATCCAGTGCGCTTCATGATGCTTTACCGCAAACCTGATGCGCCGCTTGATTTTGATTTTGATAAGGTGACCGAGCAATCTAAGGATAATCCGGTGTTTTATGTGCAATATGCGAGTGCTCGTTGCCACTCCATTTTGCGTCAGGCGTTCGATGTTCATGGCTTTGATAAGGTTGATGATAGTGTCACTTCTCCTTATCTTCATCATCTTGTCGACGAAAGTGAACTAACACTTATTCGTAAATTGGCAGAATATCCGCGAGTTGTTGAGCAGGGCGCGTTGCACCAAGAACCGCATCGTATTGCGTTTTATCTTTATGATCTTGCAAGCGCATTCCATGCCCATTGGAATAAGGGGAATGATGCCCATAACCTTCGTTTCGTGCAAGATGATAAAGAAATTACCCTTGCTCGTCTTGGTTTGGTATGTGCCGTGCGAGATATTATTGCGTCTGGTTTAAATATTATCGGTTCTGAGGCGTTAACTCAATTACGATAA
- a CDS encoding arginyltransferase: MTDQLTQTPQFFLTAPGKCPYLRGRTERKVFTYLNGESAIERNNMLTFNGFRRSQNIAYRPICDGCNACVSVRIPVDDFKMSQSMKRIINMNGDLLCEVVAPKTTDEQFALFRTYLDGRHMDGGMANMSREDFRVMVEESPINTCLYEYRLKKNDNNEACLIAVALTDVLADGFSMVYSFYDPQQTKRSLGTMMILDHIIRAKKTMLPYIYLGYWVKGSNKMDYKQKFKPLEYLFRDKWAEIPQED, translated from the coding sequence ATGACAGATCAATTAACACAAACGCCTCAGTTTTTTTTGACTGCACCTGGTAAATGCCCTTATTTGCGGGGTAGGACCGAGCGCAAGGTGTTTACTTACCTAAATGGTGAAAGTGCAATCGAGCGCAATAATATGTTGACCTTTAATGGTTTTAGGCGTTCACAAAATATTGCTTATCGGCCAATTTGTGATGGTTGCAATGCATGTGTGTCTGTTCGAATCCCGGTTGATGATTTTAAAATGTCGCAATCTATGAAGCGCATCATCAATATGAATGGTGATCTCCTGTGTGAAGTGGTTGCTCCTAAAACTACTGATGAACAATTTGCTTTGTTTCGCACCTATCTTGATGGTCGTCATATGGATGGCGGTATGGCCAATATGAGTCGCGAAGATTTTCGAGTTATGGTTGAGGAAAGTCCCATAAATACATGTCTTTATGAGTATCGCTTAAAGAAAAATGATAACAATGAGGCGTGTTTAATTGCCGTTGCTTTGACTGATGTTTTGGCAGACGGCTTTTCAATGGTCTATTCTTTTTATGATCCGCAACAAACCAAGCGTTCTTTAGGTACTATGATGATTTTAGACCATATTATACGGGCTAAAAAGACAATGCTTCCTTATATTTATCTTGGATATTGGGTAAAAGGATCTAATAAAATGGATTATAAGCAAAAGTTTAAACCATTAGAATATTTATTCCGTGATAAGTGGGCAGAAATTCCACAAGAAGATTAA
- the erpA gene encoding iron-sulfur cluster insertion protein ErpA — MSVAVSDSAAKRINLILAKEPDKTALRISVEGGGCSGFSYKYELVDAQNEDDFVIEKNGAQILIDSISLPFIEGSEIDFVDDLMGQAFQINNPNAVSSCGCGTSFSI, encoded by the coding sequence ATGAGTGTCGCGGTATCAGATTCTGCAGCCAAGCGGATAAATTTAATCCTTGCCAAGGAACCCGATAAAACAGCTCTACGTATTTCGGTAGAGGGTGGTGGTTGTTCTGGTTTTTCTTATAAATATGAACTTGTCGATGCACAAAATGAGGACGACTTTGTTATTGAAAAAAATGGCGCGCAGATTTTAATTGATTCAATTTCTCTCCCTTTTATCGAAGGATCAGAAATTGATTTTGTTGACGATCTGATGGGACAAGCATTTCAAATCAACAATCCCAACGCTGTGTCATCTTGTGGTTGCGGTACAAGTTTTTCAATTTAG
- a CDS encoding deoxyguanosinetriphosphate triphosphohydrolase, producing MELAKKEKINSIGYGYEPRAAFATLPALSRGRLIAESESATRTPFQRDRDRIIHSNAFRRLKHKTQVFVAAEDDHYRTRLTHSIEVSQIARALARALRLDEELAEAIALAHDFGHTPFGHAGEDALNEMMATYGGFDHNAQALHIVTALEHRYAGFNGLNLTWETLEGLVKHNGPLVGQYSKKEALSPIIKNFNKVFDLHLDQFAGPEAQCAAIADDIAYNAHDIDDGLRAGLITIEQLRDVQLTARLISQVETAIDKANDGYKISDFDKGDVAYQRVAYEIVRRQITIMVEDVIQESIRRLNDINPQSVDDIYRADQAVISFSNEMRNEEKYLKKFLFDNLYYHEKVLVQRRKGELMVKALFNAYMNDFTLLPIDWQNQISSQKDLRQTDLALAMVISDFLSGMTDQYAIREYERLFDQT from the coding sequence ATGGAATTAGCAAAAAAAGAAAAAATTAACAGTATTGGTTACGGATATGAACCGCGAGCTGCTTTTGCTACCCTGCCAGCTTTAAGTCGTGGACGGTTAATCGCAGAAAGCGAAAGTGCAACTAGAACGCCGTTCCAAAGGGATAGGGATAGGATAATTCACTCCAATGCATTTCGGCGATTAAAACATAAAACCCAGGTTTTTGTTGCAGCTGAGGATGATCATTATCGAACCCGCCTTACCCACAGCATTGAAGTGTCGCAAATTGCACGCGCGCTTGCTCGCGCCCTGCGGCTTGATGAAGAGCTGGCAGAAGCCATTGCACTTGCTCATGATTTCGGCCATACGCCTTTTGGTCATGCAGGAGAGGATGCTTTAAATGAGATGATGGCAACTTACGGCGGATTTGACCATAATGCCCAAGCCCTCCATATAGTAACTGCTCTTGAACATCGTTATGCCGGCTTTAATGGATTAAACTTAACTTGGGAAACGCTTGAGGGTTTAGTTAAGCATAATGGTCCTTTGGTTGGGCAATATTCCAAAAAAGAGGCACTTTCGCCTATTATTAAAAATTTCAATAAAGTTTTTGATTTGCATTTAGATCAATTCGCAGGACCAGAAGCACAATGCGCTGCAATTGCCGATGATATTGCTTATAATGCTCATGATATAGATGATGGTTTAAGAGCAGGTTTAATTACAATCGAGCAGCTTAGAGATGTCCAATTAACGGCTCGCCTTATTAGCCAAGTGGAAACTGCCATTGATAAAGCTAATGATGGGTATAAAATATCGGATTTTGATAAGGGTGATGTTGCCTATCAACGTGTTGCCTATGAAATTGTGCGCAGGCAGATAACTATAATGGTGGAAGATGTAATACAAGAATCTATTCGGCGCCTAAATGACATTAATCCCCAAAGTGTCGATGATATTTATCGCGCAGATCAAGCGGTAATTAGCTTTTCAAACGAAATGCGCAATGAAGAAAAATACTTGAAAAAATTTTTGTTTGACAACCTATATTATCATGAAAAGGTTTTGGTGCAACGGCGCAAGGGCGAACTTATGGTCAAGGCATTATTTAATGCCTATATGAATGACTTTACTCTTTTACCCATTGATTGGCAAAATCAGATCAGTAGTCAAAAAGATTTGCGGCAAACAGATTTAGCTCTCGCTATGGTTATTTCTGATTTTTTGTCAGGTATGACTGACCAGTATGCGATAAGAGAATATGAACGTCTGTTTGACCAGACATGA
- a CDS encoding SPOR domain-containing protein codes for MTDFERKPGDKKNINSTGSDPMMELTRLLGRNNLSSGHQVDRNAASSPVEQDQWRNEDAGFNPYNANNSTSSEYSQGVGNAYAEDNDPIYPQQENAYWSDEGDVSSTGLYAAAGTFDSSNYSTNANYDQQQPDNFYTETSYSDDSTQGYGWSESGGAPLSQDYGYNASGELDSQLDNAFYNDKALPTQGYSVDRDFDAGTHSYSSNYQQNNVADEETYWANGSGEAPSYDNSAVEGQQWTQSLDETEQFENEYGFEPNEGVYRNDPISQLSYDETVVGENGFTNQQGLSDGGALNESYYVEGPQFVDELSQGQTYVAQPVDEHSEFDFAQQTGQQYQASDFETGRPLGSIIAPMRMTTKPQSFLGYGQAVAVLPSLGEVKDSPRQANKSNAKAGLSLGRSNAVEVNRSSNKTQSASSNAPIGRGVNPFTLDRTPQHSQVAPQTHDGNDFEDALNDFNLTIKGDGKKRYKRDPNLRTVRPDQNAVPETQSFDLPSVNYGDVRQTNNIDNALDHEFSDVLSSGLHDTTVTSYGDPIHGSSGGLDVSVGGTQDSGFTNTAHSQEGSLPFDATAADASKYDWGASEGANKNTVQRSGAVKKIVLLLGLLAIILAAIGVYYAFFTGSDAPSQPVVIHRDEGDVRVAPQGDSAASDVNEDRAIYNRGDNSATTAAGQSQLVDQSETPVDLDKVDEQAPHANEASLEPNSVEARVLQATENSLSVHEVPTVTIRDRENVSGDDINSIIANDRDDVLVPGQTFKEHLQSQSSKPQPLPSVDLQSDSPVYANTDIQGNGGNAASLSDDNTNAQSGAGDRQLSSTSGGETDVNSSQNAQVDNNGDTVGGLASLSANNNGVAPNQLGESPVLSGSNASANDVATGAPAQSSHQTTSTQVVGTDHNQTAQVGGATLPAGTFYVQIGSQPSREAAQQSLADIKRQPQANSIIGNRQVVIVAADIPGRGTFYRVRVVASNQAAANQLCEQLKGHQVSCFVGK; via the coding sequence ATGACTGACTTTGAGCGTAAACCTGGCGATAAAAAGAATATAAATTCCACTGGATCAGATCCTATGATGGAATTGACGCGTTTGTTGGGTCGCAACAACCTTTCATCGGGTCATCAAGTTGACAGGAATGCTGCTTCATCGCCCGTTGAGCAAGATCAGTGGCGTAACGAAGATGCCGGTTTTAATCCATATAATGCGAATAACTCCACTTCATCTGAATATAGTCAAGGTGTAGGCAATGCTTATGCAGAAGACAATGATCCAATTTATCCGCAGCAGGAAAATGCCTACTGGTCTGATGAAGGTGATGTTTCATCAACTGGGCTTTATGCTGCTGCTGGAACTTTTGACAGCTCAAATTATTCAACAAATGCGAATTATGATCAGCAGCAACCTGATAATTTTTATACAGAGACCAGCTATTCAGACGATAGTACACAAGGTTATGGTTGGAGCGAGTCAGGTGGTGCGCCGCTCTCACAAGATTATGGCTATAATGCATCAGGTGAGCTAGATAGCCAGCTAGATAATGCGTTTTATAATGATAAGGCTTTGCCCACGCAAGGCTATTCAGTAGATCGCGACTTTGATGCAGGTACTCATTCTTATTCGTCTAATTACCAACAAAATAATGTTGCTGATGAAGAGACATATTGGGCAAATGGTTCTGGCGAAGCTCCATCGTATGACAATAGTGCTGTTGAAGGACAACAATGGACGCAGTCGCTTGATGAAACTGAACAATTTGAAAACGAATATGGTTTTGAGCCCAATGAGGGTGTTTACCGAAACGATCCCATTTCGCAATTATCCTATGATGAAACTGTTGTTGGAGAAAATGGCTTCACTAATCAACAAGGATTGAGCGATGGAGGGGCATTAAATGAGTCGTATTACGTTGAGGGGCCTCAATTTGTTGATGAGTTGTCGCAGGGGCAAACTTATGTAGCTCAGCCTGTTGATGAACATAGTGAATTTGATTTTGCTCAACAGACCGGCCAGCAATATCAGGCATCTGATTTTGAGACTGGTCGGCCATTGGGATCAATTATTGCGCCAATGCGTATGACAACAAAACCACAATCTTTTCTGGGTTATGGTCAGGCTGTTGCTGTTTTACCCTCGCTAGGTGAGGTGAAGGATTCGCCAAGGCAAGCCAATAAATCGAATGCTAAAGCAGGGCTTTCTCTTGGTCGTAGCAATGCAGTCGAGGTAAATAGGTCTTCAAATAAAACCCAGTCTGCCAGCAGTAACGCGCCGATAGGTCGTGGGGTTAATCCATTTACCTTGGATAGAACTCCGCAACATAGCCAAGTCGCACCGCAAACTCACGATGGTAACGATTTTGAGGATGCGCTTAATGATTTCAATCTTACTATAAAAGGCGATGGAAAAAAACGGTATAAACGCGATCCAAATCTAAGAACAGTTCGTCCAGATCAAAATGCTGTTCCTGAAACACAAAGTTTTGATTTGCCATCAGTTAATTATGGCGATGTGAGGCAAACTAACAATATAGATAATGCATTAGATCACGAGTTTTCCGACGTGTTATCCTCAGGCCTTCATGATACGACTGTTACGTCCTATGGTGATCCAATTCATGGTTCTTCCGGAGGGCTTGATGTATCAGTTGGTGGGACGCAAGATTCTGGATTTACGAATACTGCCCATTCTCAAGAAGGATCTTTACCTTTTGATGCAACAGCAGCTGATGCAAGTAAATATGATTGGGGTGCATCAGAAGGCGCTAATAAAAATACGGTTCAAAGATCTGGAGCCGTAAAGAAAATAGTGCTGTTGTTGGGGCTTTTGGCAATAATTCTTGCTGCTATTGGAGTATATTATGCATTTTTCACGGGTAGTGATGCCCCTAGTCAGCCCGTAGTGATCCATAGAGATGAGGGGGATGTGAGGGTTGCACCTCAAGGAGATTCTGCTGCATCCGATGTCAATGAAGATCGCGCCATTTACAACCGGGGTGACAACAGCGCAACTACAGCAGCGGGGCAGTCACAGCTTGTTGACCAAAGTGAAACCCCAGTGGATCTTGATAAGGTAGATGAGCAAGCTCCCCATGCTAATGAAGCTAGTCTTGAGCCCAATTCGGTAGAAGCACGCGTTTTACAGGCCACTGAAAATAGTCTTTCTGTTCATGAAGTGCCGACAGTTACTATTCGTGACAGAGAAAATGTAAGTGGTGATGATATTAATTCTATAATTGCCAATGATCGTGATGATGTGCTGGTGCCGGGTCAAACATTTAAAGAGCATTTGCAGTCGCAGAGTTCAAAGCCACAACCATTGCCAAGTGTTGATTTGCAATCGGATTCACCCGTTTATGCGAATACCGATATTCAAGGGAATGGCGGTAATGCTGCATCTTTATCAGATGACAATACAAATGCGCAAAGTGGTGCGGGTGATAGGCAGCTATCTTCTACTTCAGGAGGAGAGACTGATGTTAACAGCTCGCAAAATGCGCAAGTTGATAATAATGGTGATACAGTTGGTGGATTAGCATCACTTTCTGCTAATAATAATGGTGTTGCACCAAACCAATTAGGCGAATCGCCAGTTTTATCAGGTTCTAATGCTTCGGCTAATGATGTGGCAACGGGAGCTCCGGCTCAATCATCGCATCAAACTACTTCCACTCAAGTGGTCGGTACTGACCATAATCAAACGGCTCAGGTCGGTGGCGCAACCCTTCCAGCTGGTACTTTTTATGTGCAAATTGGCTCGCAGCCAAGCCGCGAAGCTGCCCAGCAGTCTCTTGCGGATATAAAAAGGCAGCCTCAGGCCAATTCAATCATTGGTAATCGTCAGGTGGTGATTGTTGCAGCTGACATTCCAGGACGCGGTACTTTTTATCGCGTTAGGGTAGTTGCCAGTAATCAAGCTGCGGCTAATCAACTATGTGAACAACTAAAGGGGCATCAAGTCAGTTGCTTTGTAGGTAAGTGA